The Burkholderia ambifaria AMMD genome has a segment encoding these proteins:
- the tssB gene encoding type VI secretion system contractile sheath small subunit, translating to MSASSSSQKFIARNRAPRVQIEYDVEVYGSEKKVELPFVMGVLADLSGKHPVEPLPAVSDRRFLEIDIDNFDERMKAIRPRVAFAVSNTLTGDGQMMVDMTFESMEDFSPAAIARKVEPLRQLLEARTQLANLQTYMDGKSGAEALVTQLLHDPALLKSLAAAPKPERQADETADQDDTN from the coding sequence ATGTCCGCTTCCAGCAGTTCGCAGAAATTCATTGCGCGCAACCGTGCGCCGCGTGTGCAGATCGAGTACGACGTCGAGGTCTACGGCTCGGAGAAGAAAGTCGAGCTGCCGTTCGTGATGGGGGTGCTCGCCGATCTGTCGGGGAAGCATCCGGTCGAGCCGCTACCGGCGGTGTCGGACCGGCGCTTCCTCGAGATCGACATCGACAATTTCGATGAGCGCATGAAGGCGATCCGGCCGCGCGTCGCGTTCGCCGTATCGAATACGCTGACGGGCGACGGCCAGATGATGGTCGACATGACCTTCGAGAGCATGGAGGACTTTTCACCGGCTGCGATTGCCCGCAAGGTCGAGCCGCTGCGCCAACTGCTGGAAGCGCGTACGCAACTCGCCAATCTGCAGACCTACATGGATGGCAAGTCGGGTGCAGAGGCGCTCGTCACGCAGTTGCTGCATGACCCGGCGCTGCTCAAATCGCTGGCTGCCGCGCCGAAGCCCGAGCGGCAAGCGGACGAAACTGCCGATCAAGACGACACGAACTGA
- the tssC gene encoding type VI secretion system contractile sheath large subunit, with amino-acid sequence MAKQEVRPAVAQTATPSDFTQLLEREFRPKTDDAREAVELAVQTLAEQALAQTATISDDAYKSIAAIIAQIDHKLSEQINLILHHADYQALESAWRGLNHLVSNTETDEHLKIRFMDVSKAELHRTMRRYKGLAWDQSPLFKQIYEQEYGQLGGEPYGCLVADYYFDHTPPDVDLLGSIAKVSAAAHTPFITGAAPSVLQMESWQELANPRDLTKIFTQNLEYTAWNSMRSTEDARYVGLAMPRFLARLPYGAKTNPVDEFDFEEDTNGSDHGRYGWANAAYAMGVNVNRSFKQYGWCSLIRGVESGGTVENLPTHTFPTDDGGVDMKCPTEIAISDRREAELSKNGFIPLVHRKNTDHATFIGAQSLQKPAEYHDPDATANANLSARLPYLFACSRFAHYLKCIVRDKIGAFKEREDMQRWLNEWIMHYVDADPTNSSQETKARRPLAAAEVVVEEVEGNPGYYNSKFFLRPHFQLEGLTVSLRLVTKLPSIKEAA; translated from the coding sequence ATGGCGAAACAGGAAGTACGGCCCGCAGTTGCGCAGACGGCCACCCCGTCCGATTTCACTCAACTGCTGGAACGCGAGTTCCGTCCCAAGACCGACGACGCGCGCGAAGCCGTTGAACTGGCCGTTCAGACGCTCGCCGAGCAGGCGCTGGCACAAACGGCGACCATCAGTGACGACGCCTACAAGAGCATCGCGGCGATCATTGCGCAGATTGATCACAAGCTCTCCGAGCAGATCAACCTGATCCTGCATCACGCGGATTACCAGGCGCTCGAATCCGCTTGGCGCGGCTTGAATCACCTCGTGTCGAACACCGAAACCGATGAACACCTGAAGATCCGCTTCATGGATGTCTCGAAGGCCGAACTGCATCGTACGATGCGTCGCTACAAGGGCCTTGCCTGGGATCAGAGCCCGCTCTTCAAGCAGATCTACGAACAGGAGTATGGCCAGCTCGGTGGCGAACCGTACGGGTGCCTCGTTGCAGACTACTACTTCGACCATACGCCGCCGGATGTCGATCTGCTCGGCTCGATCGCGAAGGTCTCGGCTGCTGCGCACACACCGTTTATCACCGGTGCAGCACCGTCGGTGCTGCAGATGGAATCGTGGCAGGAGCTGGCGAATCCGCGCGACCTGACGAAGATCTTCACGCAGAATCTCGAATACACCGCGTGGAACTCGATGCGCAGCACCGAGGACGCGCGCTACGTAGGGCTCGCGATGCCGCGATTCCTCGCGCGCCTGCCATATGGCGCGAAGACCAATCCGGTCGACGAATTCGATTTCGAGGAAGACACGAACGGTTCGGACCATGGCCGCTATGGCTGGGCGAACGCGGCGTACGCGATGGGCGTCAACGTCAACCGCTCGTTCAAGCAGTACGGCTGGTGTTCGCTGATTCGCGGCGTCGAGTCGGGTGGCACGGTCGAGAACCTGCCGACCCACACCTTCCCGACCGACGATGGCGGCGTCGACATGAAGTGCCCGACCGAAATCGCGATCTCGGACCGCCGCGAGGCCGAACTGTCGAAGAACGGCTTCATTCCGCTCGTGCACCGCAAGAACACCGATCACGCGACCTTCATCGGCGCGCAGTCGCTGCAGAAGCCTGCCGAGTATCACGATCCCGATGCGACGGCCAACGCGAACCTGTCCGCACGCCTGCCGTACCTGTTCGCGTGCTCACGCTTCGCGCATTACCTGAAGTGCATCGTGCGCGACAAGATCGGCGCGTTCAAGGAACGCGAAGACATGCAGCGGTGGCTGAACGAATGGATCATGCATTACGTCGATGCCGATCCGACCAACTCGTCGCAGGAGACGAAGGCACGCCGGCCGCTTGCGGCCGCTGAAGTGGTCGTCGAGGAGGTCGAAGGTAATCCCGGCTACTACAACTCGAAATTCTTCCTGCGCCCGCACTTCCAGCTCGAGGGGCTGACCGTCTCGCTGCGGCTCGTGACGAAGCTGCCGTCGATCAAGGAAGCGGCTTAA
- a CDS encoding Hcp family type VI secretion system effector, translating into MAQDIFLKIDGINGESLDEKHKDEIEVLTWEWDIQQESTMHAGSGGGAGKATVKDLTFEHNIDRASPNLMKYALTGKHIDQATLVMRKAGGNPLEYLKLTMSDVIVTRVKPSGSKNDAEKSRESVSLSFAKVKQEYVVQNAQGGSGGAVTASFDIKGNKEA; encoded by the coding sequence ATGGCACAAGATATTTTCCTGAAGATCGACGGCATCAACGGCGAGTCGCTTGACGAAAAGCACAAGGACGAAATCGAGGTTCTGACCTGGGAGTGGGACATCCAGCAGGAATCGACGATGCACGCCGGCAGCGGCGGCGGTGCCGGCAAGGCGACCGTCAAGGATCTGACGTTCGAACACAACATCGACCGCGCGAGCCCGAACCTGATGAAGTACGCGCTCACGGGCAAGCACATCGACCAGGCAACGCTGGTCATGCGCAAGGCCGGCGGCAACCCGCTTGAATACCTGAAGCTCACGATGAGCGACGTGATCGTCACGCGCGTGAAGCCGTCGGGCAGCAAGAACGATGCGGAAAAGAGCCGCGAATCGGTGTCGCTGTCGTTCGCGAAGGTCAAGCAGGAATACGTCGTGCAGAACGCGCAGGGCGGCAGTGGTGGCGCCGTGACCGCGAGCTTCGACATCAAGGGCAACAAGGAAGCGTAA